The uncultured Trichococcus sp. DNA window TATTCGGTAACCGGCACGTCTTTGTAGTAGTGAAGTACCACCTTTGGCCTGTCATCCATCAAGCTACTTTGTGTCAGTCGCATTTCCTTGCTGCGGTATGTGATCACTGCTTTTTTGGTATAGATATTGAATTCCCATGTACGCACACCCTTGATGCTCTGTCGCTCCTTGTAGCGTACTGCAAACAGCTTTTCGCGCTCTACAGTGTCATCCACGACTACAAACATCCCTCTCGGGTCGATTGCCGCTATTTTCGGCACCGTCTTAAGCGGATTGTCCGGATGTCGTGATAGATACTGCAGTTCCAGACCGATGCCGTAGACTGATATGTCTTTGGCCAGCTCCTTGTCATGCTTCCGGATGCGCATGGCATCCAATGCGTCTATAATCGGATCGATGTTCCCGGCTTTTGGCGGCGCGTATGATATCGGAGCACCTACGGCAAACCCCACCATCATATCCGTGACATATTTAGCATTATTCACATAGATTTCGTCTTTCTCGTGCGGCGTGCGCATGTCAGCAAGCTCGTTCGGCTTGTGCGGTCGCCCGTCGTAGTAGTCGCTGAGCATCTGCAGCCTAGACAGCTCTTTCTGATGCTCTTGCACACACCAGTTGATTACCTCAAACGAGGGATTAGAGATATCTCCCGCCTCTTCTCGGTCGATTGCTATTGCCATGTTGTTCCTCCTCTCTTGTTTTTGGCACAAAAATAGCCGGCTATGATAGCCAGCTTGGTTTTTTTGATAAAGTTGTCTGCTTTCTGTAGATGACCTTGAACACGAAGTATCTCAATGCATCCATTGCGTGGTCGTGCTCCTTGATCGGCTTATCTTCCCCTTTTAAAGAGGCTTTAGCGTCCCATGTGTAAGATCCAAACTCTTGTATCAAGTTTTTGCATGTCCGGCTAAACTTGATAGCACCCTCGTTCATGGCTGCAGCGGTTGCGCGTATGCCGTCTATCACGTCATTTTTAGCCTTGTCCACCGTGTATCCCTCGTTTTTGAGGGCTGTGATGAAGGATGCTGCAGACGGATCCACGATGATAGTGACAGATTTCTTGTCCAAGCCGTGCTTTTCTACAAACTTGTTCATTTCTTCCACATATTCCGCGTCTGTCTTCTGCCTCTGCGTCTTCCGGCCCGAGTAGTAATACTCATCCCGCGCGTACCAGGTTTTTAAGTTCCTGCCCCACAGGAGGAAGGCGGTCGGGTTCAGTGTCCCGTAGTCGACAGATATATAGTGCTTGTCAAACAGCATGTCATCCGGTATGTCCAGCACCATGGTTTCCGGATCGAAGTTATCATAGATAATCCCCTCGGACATCACCCATAAGCCCAGGATAAACCGCTTGAAGAAGACTCCTGAATACATCCGCTTGTAACGATTCTTGACCTTTTCCGTCAAGCTCGGATTGTCGTCCATCGTAAAATGGATATGCAATGCCAGTTTTTCGGCGGCTTTGTCTATCCACTCAGTCTTAAACCAGTGATAGGGTCCTTCCGGGTTCATATTAAACCACAGTTTCGAACCGTCCACGCTACACCGTGCCGTTGCTTGATTGACAAACGACTGCGGCATTAAGGCAGCCTCGTCGAAGAAGAAGCCTGCCAGCGTGATCCCTTGCACCAGGTCTTGGGAACTCTCATCTTTCCCGCCAAAAACGAAGAAATAGTTCGTTTTCCCGCCTTTGGAGATGGTCAAGATATTATCCGATCGATTATCATGCACTTTGTAGCCGCGGCCCCATAGGATGATTTTGAGCGTCCGCAGCACGTTCCGGCGGAATGATCCGATTGTTTTCCCGGCCATACCGAATTGCTGACCATCGAACTCCGTCATCGCCCACAGGATATAGCTGAGCGACATGATGAGTGTCTTCCCGGCCCGTACCGATCCATCACAGATAATGGCTTCTAGTTCCTTTAGTTTTGGATGCCGCCACCAGGTGAGCACCTGCATTTGTTTGTTGCTAAAAGGAGTGAATTTAAACGATACCTTAGAGCGTCCGACCCTACTCATCCAGTTCACCCCAGACGGCATCAAGCGATTGATCGATGGCGCTCAGGAATCCATCATCATCCACCCCATCATCACCGCCCAGCGCGTTGGCTTTCGCCTCTGCTAGTTCAAGGCGCGCTTTTTCGATTTGGATTTGCAACATGTCCGCTTTGTGAGCGTCGCCGCCTGACATCAGTTTAAGAAGAGTATCCAGCGCACGCTGCTTGTCGTAAAGCTTAATTGATACGCCGTCTTTACCTTTTTTTACCTCTTGGATAATTGTTCCATCCACTTGGTTCGAGTCCTTGAAATGCACCTCGTTGCGATAAATGGGGATCATTTCTCCGAACTCGTCAAGTTTCGGCATACCTTCGTCGTCTTTGGCGTAATCCACAAACACGGGTCTGAACTCAACATAATCAGTGATGTCGCTGAAGGCCATCTTTAGCCATTCTTGGATGATCGTGCCATCATCTATTAACCAGTCTTTGCTGCGGGCTTCCCTGATGCGTTTCAACTCTTCTTGTATCCCACGTTTTCCCACGAGTTCCCAAGCGTGGGCATTTGCTGTCTGCCAGCTACAACCGTACGCTTTTAAATATGCCTTCGTGGCATTTGGATATCTCGAATACTCAAGGCAGAATTGCTTTTGCTGCTCACTGAGCGTTTCG harbors:
- a CDS encoding PBSX family phage terminase large subunit, with the translated sequence MSRVGRSKVSFKFTPFSNKQMQVLTWWRHPKLKELEAIICDGSVRAGKTLIMSLSYILWAMTEFDGQQFGMAGKTIGSFRRNVLRTLKIILWGRGYKVHDNRSDNILTISKGGKTNYFFVFGGKDESSQDLVQGITLAGFFFDEAALMPQSFVNQATARCSVDGSKLWFNMNPEGPYHWFKTEWIDKAAEKLALHIHFTMDDNPSLTEKVKNRYKRMYSGVFFKRFILGLWVMSEGIIYDNFDPETMVLDIPDDMLFDKHYISVDYGTLNPTAFLLWGRNLKTWYARDEYYYSGRKTQRQKTDAEYVEEMNKFVEKHGLDKKSVTIIVDPSAASFITALKNEGYTVDKAKNDVIDGIRATAAAMNEGAIKFSRTCKNLIQEFGSYTWDAKASLKGEDKPIKEHDHAMDALRYFVFKVIYRKQTTLSKKPSWLS
- a CDS encoding terminase small subunit; the encoded protein is MIDWDGLKREFEETDATLKDLAEKYGVKYATARSRKSREGWEKEKKKSSTKKERAATPIKKDATPKKNVATRNTQQPRNVATKKAVEELEENETLSEQQKQFCLEYSRYPNATKAYLKAYGCSWQTANAHAWELVGKRGIQEELKRIREARSKDWLIDDGTIIQEWLKMAFSDITDYVEFRPVFVDYAKDDEGMPKLDEFGEMIPIYRNEVHFKDSNQVDGTIIQEVKKGKDGVSIKLYDKQRALDTLLKLMSGGDAHKADMLQIQIEKARLELAEAKANALGGDDGVDDDGFLSAIDQSLDAVWGELDE